A genomic segment from Papilio machaon chromosome 20, ilPapMach1.1, whole genome shotgun sequence encodes:
- the LOC106718416 gene encoding 2-oxoglutarate and iron-dependent oxygenase domain-containing protein 3, which translates to MTELKRRNKKSISNEKKDNDSINTKEKSKLSNLPLRVLSRVVVIFSLLTIVYFSSKNDQTITFARQTDILAGKGQIIDCSEKYLKEINKYEGCFPKECKRFVTDKVISESESLELLQIAKRGLKYGRSSGGASILDLHSGALSKGQHFVNIYKRDDMKNLFTETDFNLFKVVKEKIKFAIAHHFGVLPSKIYLTHPTFFSEINPKNAVTIHDEYWHPHVDKETYKSFHYTTLLYLSDYSKDFKGGRFVFVDENHNKTVEPRLARLSIFTSGAENLHDVEKVTSGTRYAMTISFTCDKNYAIEDPSTKKYSN; encoded by the exons atgacTGAATTGAAAAGACGAAATAAAAAGTCGATatctaatgaaaaaaaagataacgaTTCCATCAATACGAAAGAAAAATC gaaaTTAAGCAACTTACCTTTAAGAGTTCTTTCAAGAGTAGTAGTCATATTTTCACTACTcacaatagtttattttagttcTAAAAATGACCAAACAATAACATTTGCCAGACAAACAGACATACTGGCCGGAAAAGGTCAAATTATAGATTGCTCAGAAAAATAtctcaaagaaataaataaatatgaggGTTGCTTTCCCAAAGAGTGTAAGAGATTTGTGACAGATAAAGTAATTTCAGAGAGTGAATCATTGGAATTACTGCAAATAGCTAAGAGAGGTCTTAAATATGGAAGGTCTTCAGGTGGGGCCTCTATCTTAGATCTCCACAGTGGAGCATTATCCAAAGGACAAcactttgttaatatttataaaagagatgatatgaaaaatttatttactgaaACTGACTTCAATTTGTTTAAG GTggtgaaagaaaaaattaaatttgccaTTGCTCATCATTTTGGTGTATTACCtagcaaaatttatttaacacatcCAACATTTTTCTCTGAAATTAATCCTAAAAATGCAGTTACCATACATGATGAATATTGGCATCCGCATGTTGACAAA GAGACTTATAAATCATTCCATTATACAACTCTACTTTATTTAAGTGATTACAGCAAAGACTTTAAAGGTGGCAGATTTGTGTTTGTAGATGAGAATCATAATAAAACCGTAGAGCCAAGATTGGCACGGTTAAGTATTTTCACAAGTGGTGCTGAAAATCTTCATGATGTGGAGAAAGTCACATCGGGCACGAGATATGCAATGACAATATCATTCACATGTGATAAGAACTACGCTATAGAAGATCCAAGtaccaaaaaatatagtaattaa